One window of Paenibacillus sp. FSL K6-3182 genomic DNA carries:
- a CDS encoding ABC transporter permease translates to MGNKKSIWPKIWKPAALLIVLLVCWQAAAWLGLFQQWEFPSPISIVQEAIQIWPRLMMHTGATVKIMLLGFVGGSAVGFVLAALLHLIPGVRSAVYPLLVLSQNVPIIAIAPILTMLLGYGMLPKVLLVIMVCFFPITVAMLSGLMNTDAQLRNYLQMIGIRKWQLFWRLELPHAIVHLFSGLKIAASYSVLSAVVAEWIGTNKGLGAFMIISFKGFMPDRVFAAVIIIVAISLTLFGLITLAERLVIRWRPEKEVS, encoded by the coding sequence ATGGGCAATAAGAAATCGATTTGGCCGAAAATTTGGAAGCCGGCAGCACTGCTGATCGTGCTGCTCGTCTGCTGGCAGGCAGCTGCATGGCTTGGATTATTTCAACAATGGGAGTTTCCATCACCAATTTCAATTGTACAAGAGGCCATCCAAATTTGGCCAAGGTTAATGATGCATACGGGAGCAACGGTGAAAATCATGCTGCTCGGCTTTGTGGGAGGATCGGCGGTGGGCTTCGTGCTCGCCGCTTTGCTGCATTTAATTCCTGGGGTTCGATCGGCAGTATACCCCTTGCTCGTGCTGTCGCAAAACGTTCCCATCATTGCGATCGCTCCAATTTTGACGATGCTGCTAGGTTATGGAATGCTGCCAAAGGTGCTGCTTGTGATCATGGTGTGTTTCTTCCCGATCACAGTTGCCATGCTGAGCGGCCTCATGAACACCGATGCGCAGCTTCGTAATTATTTGCAAATGATCGGCATTCGCAAATGGCAGTTGTTCTGGAGATTGGAGCTTCCTCATGCGATTGTTCATTTGTTTTCCGGCTTGAAAATTGCGGCCTCTTACAGCGTACTCAGTGCAGTTGTGGCCGAATGGATAGGCACGAACAAAGGACTTGGCGCATTTATGATCATCTCGTTCAAAGGCTTTATGCCTGATCGAGTGTTTGCAGCAGTTATCATTATTGTTGCGATCAGCTTGACGTTATTTGGGCTAATAACCTTAGCGGAGCGTCTTGTCATACGTTGGCGCCCTGAGAAAGAGGTGAGCTGA
- a CDS encoding ABC transporter ATP-binding protein gives MVNRAEHHSVTLQTQNIRMKFGKGQMSKEVLGGLSISIADGEFVSIVGPSGSGKTTLFQIIGGLERPTEGEIWIDGKQTTGERGHISYMPQQSSLLPWQTVAGNIELSLTISGVDKKLAKARTKEWLERIGLQEYADSYPHVLSGGMQQRVSFLRALLAPQNLMLLDEPFGALDALTRQQMQQWLMSIWELNRRSVLLVTHSIEEALFLSDRIIVLSPSPAVVLEEFQVPFERPRHESLWTDPRFYAMKQRIYDLLKTGAKEGNV, from the coding sequence GTGGTCAATCGTGCTGAGCATCATTCAGTGACGCTTCAAACGCAAAATATTCGAATGAAGTTTGGCAAAGGACAGATGAGCAAAGAAGTGCTTGGCGGGTTATCCATTTCAATAGCAGATGGGGAGTTCGTATCGATTGTAGGGCCGTCCGGCAGCGGAAAAACAACCTTGTTTCAAATTATCGGCGGTTTGGAACGTCCTACGGAAGGCGAAATTTGGATCGATGGCAAGCAAACGACGGGCGAACGCGGACATATTTCCTATATGCCGCAGCAATCGTCGCTGCTTCCATGGCAAACCGTTGCAGGCAATATAGAGTTGTCTCTTACGATCTCTGGCGTTGATAAAAAACTCGCGAAGGCGAGGACAAAGGAATGGCTCGAGCGAATCGGGCTGCAGGAATATGCGGATTCTTATCCGCATGTGCTCTCTGGAGGAATGCAGCAGCGGGTTTCTTTCCTCCGGGCACTGCTTGCTCCGCAGAATCTCATGCTGCTGGATGAACCGTTCGGCGCACTGGACGCCTTGACGCGGCAGCAAATGCAGCAGTGGCTTATGTCGATCTGGGAGCTGAACCGAAGATCGGTGCTGCTCGTTACCCATAGTATTGAAGAGGCTTTGTTTCTATCGGATCGGATTATTGTGCTGTCACCATCGCCGGCAGTGGTGCTGGAGGAATTTCAAGTCCCATTCGAGCGTCCGCGTCATGAGTCTTTATGGACAGACCCACGGTTTTATGCGATGAAGCAGCGCATTTATGATCTGCTTAAGACGGGTGCGAAGGAAGGAAACGTATAG